A genomic window from Chlorobium phaeobacteroides DSM 266 includes:
- a CDS encoding DUF1353 domain-containing protein translates to MKSGILVVVFLFLSGCSASWHYSHTETGTLKGKVLVQWIAPDQFMFIPDDADPLTFTRSNGSVIKPEKMFTDGGSIPRVMWALRNYSPWGYAPAFMIHDWLFVMKQCRLPGFEQYNHRIAADIMAEVMKTLMEDPRYGGRNKLVLYSMYKAVSSSIAEESWENGACHQPGDRALDLFAQKPRMEYLITFP, encoded by the coding sequence ATGAAGAGCGGTATTCTCGTCGTTGTTTTTCTGTTTTTATCAGGTTGCAGCGCAAGTTGGCACTACAGCCATACCGAAACCGGTACGCTGAAAGGAAAAGTTCTTGTTCAGTGGATCGCGCCCGATCAGTTCATGTTTATTCCTGATGATGCCGATCCGCTGACCTTTACAAGGAGTAACGGTTCCGTTATCAAACCGGAGAAAATGTTTACCGACGGAGGATCGATTCCAAGGGTTATGTGGGCTTTAAGGAACTACTCTCCATGGGGTTATGCTCCGGCTTTTATGATCCATGACTGGCTCTTTGTCATGAAGCAGTGCCGGCTTCCGGGTTTCGAACAGTATAATCACCGCATAGCCGCCGATATTATGGCCGAGGTCATGAAAACGCTGATGGAGGATCCCCGTTACGGAGGAAGAAATAAACTGGTGCTCTACAGCATGTACAAAGCGGTCAGTTCTTCAATTGCTGAAGAGAGTTGGGAGAATGGCGCATGTCATCAACCCGGTGATCGCGCACTTGATTTATTTGCCCAAAAACCCCGGATGGAGTATCTCATTACGTTTCCATAA
- a CDS encoding DUF456 domain-containing protein, giving the protein MDQSMLLWILAGALIVAGFAGLVIPALPGIVLVFAGLIIAAWAENFVFVGPVTIAVLSVLTIVAYLADFAAGALGAKKFSAGGYAAGGAAIGALGGMLFGIPGIIIGPFLGAVAGELMVRRDLRAAGLAGLGTWIGLAVGAAVKVAIAFAMLGIFLLVRFL; this is encoded by the coding sequence ATGGATCAATCCATGCTGCTCTGGATTCTGGCCGGCGCACTTATTGTCGCCGGCTTTGCCGGACTTGTTATACCTGCGCTTCCGGGCATTGTTCTGGTGTTTGCAGGTCTGATCATTGCAGCATGGGCTGAGAATTTTGTCTTTGTCGGCCCTGTAACCATAGCAGTGCTCTCTGTGCTGACTATTGTAGCCTATCTTGCGGATTTTGCCGCCGGAGCGCTTGGAGCTAAAAAATTCAGCGCTGGCGGCTACGCTGCAGGTGGTGCAGCAATCGGCGCTTTAGGCGGTATGTTATTTGGTATTCCCGGAATCATTATCGGGCCGTTTCTTGGCGCAGTAGCGGGTGAACTGATGGTCAGAAGAGATTTGCGGGCAGCCGGTCTTGCCGGTCTTGGCACATGGATAGGGCTTGCAGTTGGTGCTGCCGTCAAAGTTGCCATTGCCTTTGCCATGCTCGGCATCTTTCTTCTTGTTCGTTTTTTATAG
- a CDS encoding DUF4332 domain-containing protein, whose amino-acid sequence MNLFINDLPCEAAIGQTLGKAARVNHSHVGYVCAGQGICQACYVTVQEGADSLSPLSDVEKAFLSDRQIAKGGRLACQAVIERDGVVKVLSRPEEVRRMLFNNPVALFGYGAEMGRDTASRILPGIANLAGRAVRGELGGKSALPDFLEGVGAAFQLAVTTAPKMIPFGDQFRTLLSAFPIPVPFFNQPAIVAKTGLVSLPVSVSGTPLPIALPVPDAIIEKPDLAALEGISEAQAIKLIKAGVKTLDMLLLKGADRKGRKLLADETALSEEEVLTLVNRADLARIKGIGVHYSELLEAAGVDTVPELAQRNAANLMLKLQDVNKSKKLVLQLPTAEQVKDWVQQAKTLRRMVTY is encoded by the coding sequence ATGAATCTTTTTATTAACGATTTGCCTTGTGAGGCAGCGATCGGTCAGACGCTTGGCAAAGCTGCGAGGGTTAACCACAGTCATGTCGGCTATGTCTGCGCGGGTCAGGGAATCTGTCAGGCCTGCTATGTTACCGTTCAGGAGGGCGCCGACTCTCTTTCACCGCTTTCGGATGTTGAAAAAGCATTTTTGTCTGATCGTCAGATTGCAAAAGGCGGGCGTCTTGCATGTCAGGCTGTCATTGAACGGGACGGCGTGGTCAAGGTGCTTTCACGTCCTGAAGAGGTAAGGCGAATGCTGTTCAATAATCCCGTCGCACTGTTTGGCTATGGTGCTGAGATGGGCAGGGATACCGCTTCACGTATTCTGCCGGGTATTGCAAATCTTGCGGGACGTGCAGTCCGGGGTGAGCTTGGCGGAAAAAGCGCGTTGCCCGATTTTCTGGAGGGAGTTGGCGCTGCTTTTCAGCTTGCCGTAACAACGGCCCCGAAGATGATTCCTTTCGGCGATCAGTTTCGAACGCTTCTCTCTGCGTTTCCAATACCCGTGCCATTTTTTAATCAGCCTGCTATTGTTGCAAAAACCGGGCTTGTTTCACTGCCGGTGAGTGTTTCGGGAACCCCGCTTCCGATAGCGCTACCGGTTCCTGATGCAATAATCGAGAAACCTGATCTGGCAGCACTTGAAGGCATTTCCGAAGCGCAGGCCATCAAGCTGATTAAAGCCGGAGTCAAAACTCTTGATATGCTTCTTCTCAAAGGTGCAGACAGGAAAGGACGGAAATTACTTGCCGACGAGACCGCTCTGAGTGAAGAGGAGGTTCTTACCCTGGTCAACAGGGCTGATCTTGCACGCATTAAGGGGATTGGCGTGCACTACTCTGAACTCCTTGAAGCTGCAGGGGTTGATACGGTACCTGAGCTTGCCCAGCGCAATGCCGCAAACCTTATGCTGAAACTGCAGGATGTTAACAAATCCAAAAAACTTGTCCTGCAGCTTCCGACGGCAGAACAGGTTAAAGATTGGGTTCAGCAGGCCAAAACCCTGCGCCGGATGGTTACCTACTGA
- a CDS encoding DUF4412 domain-containing protein has translation MRKYNTLLVFAFFAVLTLGACGDKKQNPDATSPGISTPSLPFSQPFEGVLTMKTIIPEAGSTEMKLFFAKEGVRTETSSNIKGMASGMHMVMLSPSKTPNLLYLLNESEKTYTVIDTDEMKKAAEKIKDPDGKDDAIIENLGKETINGYSCTHVRITSGKNVMEMWVSKDILDYFTYARMQSANEKNLPRFAQRMKDAGVEGFPVKIRQNQSGIVTELVNVDKKNLDASLFEVPPGYVKTESPMMNNVMPGKQSKEMEALVKKMQERMKKENQ, from the coding sequence ATGCGAAAATATAACACACTTCTCGTCTTTGCTTTTTTTGCCGTTCTGACTCTCGGAGCTTGTGGTGACAAAAAGCAAAATCCTGATGCGACATCCCCAGGAATCAGCACTCCATCGCTTCCTTTTTCCCAGCCTTTTGAAGGCGTGCTTACCATGAAGACGATCATTCCGGAAGCAGGTTCAACAGAGATGAAACTCTTTTTCGCAAAGGAGGGCGTTCGTACCGAGACCTCCTCAAACATCAAAGGGATGGCCTCCGGGATGCATATGGTCATGCTTTCGCCATCCAAAACGCCGAACCTTCTCTATCTTCTCAATGAGAGCGAAAAAACCTATACGGTGATCGATACTGATGAGATGAAAAAAGCTGCTGAGAAGATTAAGGACCCTGATGGCAAAGATGACGCAATCATTGAAAATCTTGGAAAGGAAACCATCAACGGGTACTCATGCACCCATGTTCGTATAACGAGCGGCAAGAATGTGATGGAGATGTGGGTATCGAAAGATATTCTTGATTATTTTACCTATGCGAGAATGCAGAGCGCAAATGAGAAGAATCTGCCGAGATTCGCACAACGGATGAAAGATGCCGGCGTAGAGGGGTTCCCGGTAAAAATCCGGCAGAATCAATCCGGCATTGTTACCGAGCTGGTCAATGTTGACAAGAAGAATCTCGATGCATCATTGTTTGAAGTGCCTCCTGGATATGTGAAAACGGAATCGCCGATGATGAACAATGTTATGCCGGGTAAACAGAGCAAGGAGATGGAGGCTCTGGTAAAGAAAATGCAGGAGAGAATGAAAAAAGAGAATCAGTAA
- the ybeY gene encoding rRNA maturation RNase YbeY: protein MPLQIYNTTRRELAESVLTEVVTTVLQEEGFLIESLVAVYCGNKMIHRINREFLGHDYPTDTITFSYSKGSEIDGEFYISLDAVEENALRYKVGFDEELMRVTIHSALHLAGYQDGKDEERVQMQEKEALYLKRFVTPST from the coding sequence ATGCCGTTGCAGATTTATAACACGACCAGAAGAGAGCTTGCCGAATCGGTTTTGACTGAAGTGGTCACGACGGTTTTGCAGGAAGAGGGTTTTCTTATTGAGTCTCTTGTTGCCGTCTATTGCGGCAACAAAATGATTCATCGCATCAACCGAGAGTTTTTGGGGCACGATTATCCTACAGACACCATTACCTTTTCCTACAGCAAGGGTTCTGAAATTGACGGAGAGTTCTATATCTCTCTGGATGCTGTTGAAGAGAATGCTCTGCGTTACAAGGTCGGTTTTGACGAAGAGCTCATGCGCGTCACCATCCATTCAGCGCTGCATCTTGCGGGATATCAGGATGGAAAAGACGAAGAACGGGTGCAAATGCAGGAAAAAGAAGCTTTATATCTCAAGCGTTTTGTTACGCCATCAACCTAA